The DNA sequence cccacaaggcTGCCATCtgataggacaagggcagcagaacagcaccacctcgaggttcccctccaagctacactccatcctgacttggaaatataaacaATACTGTGTGTGTACCtgtaccatatggactgcagcacttcaagaaagcagctcaccataaCCCACTCAAGGGAAttaggtggacaataaatgctggcctaagccaGCGATGCCCAGACcccattaattaatttttaaaagtccTTGTGTCACCAGACCAGGGAATGTTCGATCAGTAATAATTCCCACACTGATCACTGTTCAGTGATTCTTCATGGAAACTGTCTGTACTAAGACATCAGGTGAGGGCAGGATTAGTTGTTGAGATGAATTGTCCTGGTTCATATAAGGGGAATGGTATCATTAGCAAAGCATTGGAGGGCTGTGAGTCATTACCCAGGAgaacagaggtggggggggggggggggggagtggacaaaATTAATTAATAAATGAACAGTTTGCTCTGGTTTTGTCATCATTTCCGCTTATTCGGTGTTTACCTCTGGTTGAATAGGTTGCCAGAAGAAGTGGAATGTGAAATTGCAGAGGAAAACCCAGGGCAGCCCTGCTGTCACCCTGCTCCTGTGGAACAGTGAAGGAGAGCAGAATATTTCCGTTGATATTGTTCTTGGTTTGGAGGTTCCTCAGAAATGGCCAAAGTGCACCGATGACGGCATGAATATTGAGGAGTGGCTCAGTAAAAAGACAAAGGGGGATTTGAAACATCAGCCATTTTACTTTGTGCCAAAGCAGCCATGCAGGAGGGCATTGGCAAAGGATCTGAAAGGTACGTTGATGGTCGTTGCTTCAGATAAAAGTACTTGAACCATTCAAATATTAAAAAGTGCCCAATAGCCAGAGTATCTTTAAAAAAACTTGTGTTCATTCCGTTTTACTTTTGTGGATAACTTAAGGTGGAAAACAAGAAAGTCTCACTCTTTAAGAGACATTTCAACCCCAACCTATATGTATTTCTCTTCCTGATCAATGTTACATGTGTTGTTGCAGAGACCTGGCGCATTTCCTTCTCTCACATTGAAAAGACCTTATTGATGAATCATGGTGCCATGAAGAACTGCTGTGAGAAGGGAGCAGTTCACTGCTGCAGGTGAATAACAGCAACATACTACATTTATAAGCACCTTAAACTTTAGTTAAATATCCTAATACGCTTCATAGGACTGTTATCAGACCAAAATTAAcacggcggcatggtagcacagtggttagcactgctacctcacagggccagcgacctggattcaattccggccttggatgactgttctccccgtgtctgcgcaggtttcctccgggtgctccggcttcctcccacagtccaaagatgtgcaggttagatgcattggccacactaaattccccctcagtgtgcaaaattttaggtggggttacagcaaTAGGatgagggagggtgctctttcagagagtcagtgcagagtcaatggaccgagcctccttctgcactgtccctcaagtctgctctgtcattcaataagatcatggccgatctgattgtaacctcaaccccacattcctgcctaacccTGATAACCTTTCTCCCCTTGCTTATTAAAAATCTATCTACttatgccttaaagatattcaaagactctgcctcaaTCACCTTTGAGGAAGAAATTTCCAGAGTCTCACAATCCTCAGAGAAAAACAAATCCTCACTGCTGTCTTGAATGAGTGACtccttagtttaaaaaaaaaaatttagagtacccaattcatttttttcccaattatggggcaatttagcgtggccaatccacctaccctgcacatctttgggttgtgggggcgaaacggagagtgacccagggccgggatcgaacctgggacctcaccgccatgaggcagcagtgctaaccactgcgctactgtgctgccctgactccttatttttaaacagtggccccctagttctagattctcccacaagacgaaacatcctttccacatcctgtcaagtcccctcaggatctttatATATTGCAATCAAGTTGTTTCTTACTCTTTTAAACGCtaatggatacaagcctagcctgtccagcctttcctcaaaagtcaACCCACCAATCCCAAGTATTAATCTATAAGCATTCTCTGAACGGCTTACAATGGATttccatctttccttaaataaagagaccaatggtatacacaatactccagatgtggtctcaccaatgccctataaaaCTGACGCATAACCTCACTTGTAttcaaatccccttgcaataatCAATAACATTTGTTAGCTTTGCTGATGGTTTTGCTAATTAGATTTGACATGGAGCCcatcaggagatattaggacaggagaCCCAAAACACGGTCAAAgaggagtgtcttaaagaaggaGAGAGGGGTTTGGTGTTCAAGGAAGAAATTCCAGAGTTTAGAATGTGGACAACATAGTTGCAATGATGGGATAAAGATAATCAGGGATGTACAAGAGAGGCACAATTGGAGAATAGAGGGTTCCTGGTGGATTCTGGggctggagatagagagagagagagagaggggacaggggtgGGGGACTAGGGGTTTCAACCCAAGAATGGACATTTTAAATTTGAGACAttgtgtaggtcagcaagcacagaggAAATGGATGAATAGGGACGTGTTCTAATTAGGGCATGGGCGGCAGAGTTTTCGATGAGCTGAAGTATGGAGTGGGTGGAAGATGTGAAGCCTTCCAGGAAAACATTGGAACAGTTGGTTCTGAAGGTAACAAAAGCACGAGCAAAGGACACAAACATCTACTGATGTAAATTGTTTTCTTCTGggctagtactgctgcctacggcactgaggacccaggttcgatcccggccccaggtcactatccacatggagtttgcatgtgcctcacccccacaacccaaagatgtgtaggttaggtggattggccatgctaaattgccccttaattggaaaaaaaatgaattgggtacttaacatTTTTTAAATGATGTAAATCGTTTTCTTCCATTTTTGTTGTTTTCCCGTTTCACCAGAAAcaatggccagaattttccagcaaCCCGTTGATGCAGGTTTCCCCACGTCCAGCCATTGAAATCTCAGTTTATGGCAGTGGGATCGGAAGATCCCGGCGGCTTGAAAGGCTGAAAGATTCCGGCAAATGTAATTAAAATATGATTGAGAAAAGACTTACATATATTATGGGAGCTTATATATAATATTTAAATGCAAACCAATGAAAGCACATTATATTTTCCATCATTGCTACATATATTTTAGATTAGAGCACTCCTATACTTTGGTCAGCCTTTTTATGATGAAAACATATGTTTGACAATATCTCATGCTTTTATTTTTGGGTGCTTTCCAGGTGTACATAGTTAAAGTAAAATTGTAATGTAACATTTCATGTCAGGTTTCCCAGGTTATGCTCAGCCTTTACTTGGTAACTTTTCAATACTCTTCCTCTTAGATGACCAATATTCATTTTCTTTACCTATTGTATGGTATTTTCCTATAAGTGCCACAGATACGGAATTACTGGATTTATTATTTTTCTGTTATCCTATTTTTCCCCCAGGAAAAGCTGTCTCAAACTCATGAAGCATCTTGTTCATATCCTGAAGGAACAGTACCCAAAGGAGCTATCTAAACTCCACTCCTATTGTGTAAAAACTGCATATTTCCATTCAATGGTCCGGAGATCCAGAGATGACCAATGGCCTGCCTCCAAGGTGGTTGAATGCTTTCTCAATATCTTAGATGATTTCATTGAACATGTAGAAAAGGCAGAGTTGAAACACTTCTTCGTGGCTACCTGCAATTTATTTGACTCAATGAATTTTGCACCAAAGAATTTAAAATTCCTGTTGAAGGTGCTAAAGGAGCAAAAAGCAAATCAAATTCCGGCATTTGCACCTCCTGAGGAATACCAGCAGGAAGCACTAGTCCCTCAGAGTCAGAACCTATTGGTTAAACTAGCAACATCTTCTGTGATCTTATTAATCATTGTATTTTTTGTCAAAATCTTTTAAATATCTTGTCAGACATGTGTTGGTTTTGATGAACCAGTCACATACATTATGATGCTGCAAGGATTTCACTCCGGCTCTAatctttttgattttttttttttggaaaattctATTGCCTTCCAGTAATTTTTTTCTTCTCTCCCCATATCATTCCTCTCTTCAAGGGATTTATTCATGACAGGTTAATTTTCTTGACcaatttttaaattattttacttTACCAttgaaagaaggaaagaaagagtGAGATGTAGAGCAGGAATGAAAAATAGAAAGATAAAACCcccaaaaacaattttaaaaaagcaCCTCATCACATGAATCAAATGTCCCAAGCCATTTCACAGACAATAGATTACAGTTGCTATGTAGGCAAATTAGTCCAGCTAAGTACAGGTCGAGTATTCCTTATTCGAAATGCTCAGGGCCGAGAGTGTCTCGTATTCCGGAATGTTTTGAATTTTGGATTACCAAGCTGGAAGGACTCTCAGACACTAATCAGAATCACCGGTCGTGCTGTGTCTGACAGGGAATCAGGTGCCGGGTTCAACTCTTTTGGTGCAGCAAACAAGTGCCATCAGTTGGAAGGATGCACACATGCATGTGTGTTTGGCCACAGGAaagggacacagtgctaggaacaGCCGGCACTGAAAATGTGCGgatttcaggggctggattctcggtttcggagactaagtccccacgccggcgtgaaaactgtggtgttttacgccaggaaaactggcgcaaaacggccaccgattccatgctccggggtgggggggggggcttgcagccaggcagcgtagagctcccagcgggtctgcggccgtgcatgcgcacggctgccTGCAGcgccgcgccatgcttcatggcggatgcaggCCGCGGACCAATCCCACAAAAATAgccccccccccttcggccagctTGCACGCCCAGgacccttccccacactgcccccagtcCAGAATAATGCCCTCTCTGcccacagatcggccctcccccgactgtggcggcgctggtctgagtccacagccaccacgctgagatcccgacgggtgagaccacgcgTGTTTCATGCCGTcgagaacttggccggtcggggtcaGACCATCGCGGCACAGAACTCGGGCAATGGCCAAAGGCTGTGGAtacggcatactcctagagtacgccacttttcaggggcggagcatcgcaaaagctgcgccgcccccgatttcgtcgtTATCGTGGATCCTCCGCCCAGtcgccgaacccgatttcggcgtcggggatcggagaatccagacccagatCTTTTTGAGTATTGGAATTTCGAATAAGGGATACTCAACCTGCAGTAGGTAGATTTTATTTACGTTTTCTTCTTAATTTGAAGGTCTTCCACTGCCTCCCTGAATTTTCCCCATTTCTGATCCACCACTGGAATATGGTTCCACAGGCACCAGTCCAGTGCTCGTGTGTTCTTCAAATGTGGCGCTCAACAGGGAGACAAATGTGCTCCCTGTCTGGTTTCCAGGCAACTTACTGAAGCAATAGACCTTGCTGCAGCTTTGCAAAAGTCCACATTACATTGAGAAATTATTCAAATGAGGTCCAGTTGACAATTTCTCTGTGTTTCACCCCACAAATTTTGAAACTGGCCAAACTTGCTTAATGCATGTTCCTGAAGCTAAATTGGTTTTGCATAGCGGGTGCTGATTTTCTTTTGGCAATTTTGAAGGATTGAGCACATCTATGTTTACTGCATTTTCTTCCACATTTGTAGAAAACTCCATTACTATTACCGCTGAAAAAGTGCAGCTAAAATAATATGGGCTTTGTGCGCTCTCAGTAATACCTTAGCATCCAACTTGGCAAACCGGTATGGTCATACCTGGGGTCTCAGAGGAAATCTGTCTTTAGTATCTTTTTTTCACTGGAAAAATACTAACAAAGTATGTAGACTGTACTGGTAACGAAGaagacccaccaccaccttcttaggtgatgagggatgggcaataaatgctggcctttccagtgatGCTTACCTGTTCAAAATAATGATTAAAAATAAACAGACAACAGGAAAACCAGTGGTAACTGGTCTGGTTCTCTGTGGTTACAGGTGTAACAACTGCATTACctttttagcacagtggttagcactgttgcttcacagcgccagggtcccaggttcgattccaggcttgggtcactgtctgtgcggagtctgcacgttttccatgtgtctgtgtgggtttcctccgggtgctccggtttcctcacacataagtcgaaagatgtgcaggttaggtggattggccattctaaatttcccttaatgtccaaaatggttaggtggggttactgggttatgaggatagggtggaggtgtgggtttaagaagggtgctctttccaagcaccggtgcagactcgctgggccaaatggcctccttctgcactgtaaattctatgtaaatgatCTATCCAAACCATTACATTGAGCATAAGCCAATTAAGGCAGCACCGATCTTTTTCTGAGTGGGAAGCAATTCCGGAAGAGGGGAAAATTGCACCATAAGCATCTTACTAAACTGGAATTTACCAGAATACCAATTATTCAACCCAGAATATGCCAACTTGAGTATGCTCGAGAAGACCTGCCTTTGCTATCTTCAGTTCATAAGGGAGTTTGTGCAGGTTGGGCTATCCACTGGAGCCTGACCTGTAGACAAGATCCAGCACAAGAACAGTTAAAATGTTTGTTGCATCTCTACCTTCACCCAATTGTAGCACCAACAAGGCCCTATTGAAGGATGAACCACAGTTCTTTAAGAAAAGCTGACTTGGAAGCCTCTCGGTCGACACTGTACATTTTCTATGCACAGGCAGTGAAGAACACATGCAGTGGAGGGATCTATTTAGGCCAGACCACCTCTCTACACTGTTAGTTCAAACATACAGCTCCAATTTCAAGAAATTTGACTTATTTCTGTATTCCTGATATCTTATGGAAAACATATCAGAATACCAATTCTTCCTGAATTTAAGGTTTTAGAGATTTCAAATTGACAAAACAAAAGAAGAATAAAACACAGAAAAGGGAAAAAATAAACTTACCGACCTTGTTTAAGAATTTGTTAATCTTGAACAATGTTAAAAATTGCTCGGCAGAAGATTCTGACATAACTGATTTATCATCAGCATGGTCACAGGTAGCATATTGGGCTTGTGAGTAATGTCTTTTTTTtccttaaaaatttagagtacccaattcatttttattccaattaagggcaatttagtgtggccaatccacctaacctgcacatcttttgggttggggggtgagacccacgcagacacggggagaatgtgcaaactccacacggacagtgacccagggtcgggattgaacccgggtcctcagcaccatgaggcagcagtgctaaccactgcgccaccgtgccacccatcttgTGAGCAATGTTCTGTGAACCTCACTATATGTGTCTTCAGCTTCTTTCTGTTCTTGTGGCTTTTTACTTATTGTCAATAAAGCTATAAATATATTAAAAACGTTTGTGTACTGTAAATTCACTCAGACTTGAAGTCAGCGAATGACCACAACACAGTAAGTGAGACTTAAGGAGTGGATATAATTACACATTGAATATTAAGCCATCAAACTTTCCCATATCAAAATTCAGTGTAATAATCTCCTTGCCAATAGACACAAGTTCCTACATCAATATTGCACAATTGCTCTGCTTTAGGAAGCAGGAGCTGGACCTTAAATATTATTTACATCTCTTTTTTCTTACATCATTTAATTTTTCTGCTCTCTCATCTAAAAGGAATTAATAATTTCACACATACCAACAGACCTTCAGTATAGCCTAAGTTACAATTCACTATATTGGAACCTAAACAGTGAGTGACAGCAGATTATTTAACCTAGTCAGGGGTGAGGAGGGAGAAATGGTTTATAGCTTAAAGTTGATTACTTCCAATATTCTTTCAGTTCTCTGCTCCTCAAGATGTTGAGTCCTTTATTGTCAATTCCCAAACATAAACAGTTGCCATTTGGGTAAGCTAACAGAAGTCAGCTAGTACCCTTTGGAAGAACACCTCAGCAAGGAGTCAACTGGCTGGAATTTCAGCTATTCAGGATTACCCGGGAGGCCGTCAAAAATGGCAGCGTGTCCAGATTCTGGGATTTAAATCCCGTTCCCAGAGTTTCTGATTTTTGGGAGTGCCTTTTAAGGGTGCAGGCTGGTTCAGGCCACGCAACCGCACCCTGTACTCTCTGTCTGGCTCCACTGTGGGAATAGGCATGTCCTAGTCCTACACGCttttcatggagtcaggccagCTTTTCAAAGAGGCATGGTTTACAATGCCTCAGAGTCACCATGGGATATAGTCTGCATGCAGGAACCTTTTGAAAGTAAATTCAAAAGGTCCTCCTCATgccccccatgcctccaccccacccccaaggcCCCTCATGCCTCCATGCCAAAGTATGTCCCCCATCCAATCACTATGGCCTCCATGCCAAATTATGACACTTTCATGCCCATTCACTCACCCTACGCTGTATTAGAACCAATGACAATAGGATGTGCAAAagctttaaaaattcattcattgaTAACTTTTCTACTTTCTTAACAAAACTCCCTTTTATCTataggccaataaaaatgtcaaTCACCCAAACCACTTAATGTGTTAATAGGTCAAACTGCAAGTAGGTGTTTTAACAGGCCATTGGATTTCTGGGTTTCAGGCAAGCGTTATTATGTATTTTTGTTGAGAGCTCAGGGAATTGAAACACCTGAGCCCCAGGGAAAGATTGCTCGATTGACAGTTCTGGCTCTTTGATCTCTGCTGTCAactaaacaatatttatttatacaagataaagaggtttcaagtgcttgcagtttcagctATTGATGATTTAAATGGTTTGTATGATTAACATTTCTAGTGCGctttaataaaatgtttatttttaagacAGTGGAACATTCTTTACACATGCAATTGTTGCTATTGAGCTCATTGTTTCTATACAGTACATAATGGGTAAATTGTTCTTGGGCTGGGTCATagaagtgccatagcttggcataggGGGTTCACAGGGGTTGGTTGGGGGACATACCTTGGTACTGGGGTGAGGAGATATGAGGTATTGGGACAGTTGATTTAGACTTTGCCTCACTGATCGTTCGTaggtgggtcttgttggggtggaggtcagcttctctccccagtgccttggcgtggcggggggCCTGCTGAGGTTTTTGACCTTGGAGAAGGTgaggtttgagctgaggggggtgaaggaggagttctacaattcttggggtttgCTTGCAGGGCCTTttctacttaaaaaaaaaaaatttgatttgCCATTTTTTGCCATACAAAGAAAGAAAACAACAACAGAACAATCCCAACAATATAAAATCTAAAACATAGACTCGTAGAATCGAGAACAAAAATgaaaacagacccccccccctcccgcccccacctgAGCATTCAGAGGGAAACAACTACTGAacgtgcataataaacaaaccccaagaattgtagaactTCTCTTTCACTCcgttcagctcaaacttcaccttctccagggtcagaaactccagcaggtcctccaCCAAGCCAAGGCACAAGGGGGCGAAGCTGacatccaccccaacaagacccacctACGAATGATcagtttatggaagcagataatcggcggctcatttactttggatttcggccttaatgaccgatgagctcggtccaattCATACCAGGAGGGGtcctcaccctccctcatcaactctgccagcatcttagcgaagtactctgttggccttgggctctctgccccttcgggcaagcccacaattctcacataatgccgcctcgagcggttctccaaatcttcaagctttgctcggagtcctctgttgacctccaccaccctccgcagctcgcccCCCCATCGTGGTGAACTGGtctctgtgctgcgacacggcctcctccacttccttcatctactCACCCtggtctctcacctcggccgatgtctttgccacagcagcCCTCACCGGGGTGATtgtctcctccaccaatgatctcagtgcgaccgccatctccttcctcaacgcctccatgtgcctcgcaaactacttctacagctccacagccatcacctcggtcatcttttccactgtAAGCAGTGcgaccccaccatgcggtccggcgtcCGCCATCTTGCCCGTGCTTTTGCTGGCCCTCTCACTTGAAGGCGAACCCTCGtgtcctcccttcttcacagctgctcCTCGCAGCCCTTTTCACACCATTTTGCAACTTATTATCTTTCTTTCTTCAATCCTCCAAAAATTACCCCCGGGaccgggggtagcacggtagcattgtggatagcacaattgcttcacagctccagggttcgattccggcttgggtcactgtctgtgcggagtctgcacatcctccccgtgtgtgcgtgggtttcctccgggtgctccggtttcctcccacagtccaaagatgtgcaggttaggtggattggccatgataaattgcccttagtgtccaaaattgcctttaatgtccaaaattgcccttagtgttgggtggggttactgggttatggggatagggtggaggtgttgaccttcggtaggtgctctttccaagagccggtgcagactcgatgggccgaatggcctccttctgcactgtaaattctatgaaatgaccgGACTTCAAACCTCTTAGAAATAAACCTCAAgcgggagccacccaatgtgctaCTTCCCCTCgacatgctgccaccggaagttcCCACATACTCATCCATGCATTGTTCTTCCATCATATCCGTCGTTCGTGAGAGTGCATCAGCGACTACGATATGTTTTCCTGGAGAATAAATGAGAttgaagtcgtacctctggagtttCATCATTTTCCTTTGTATCTCGGTGACACCTCATTTAAATGTTTTCTTATGATTTGCTACTAACGGTCTGTGATCTGTTTCAACCAAGAATATCGGAaggccatgggtgggattctccaataatggggctatgtccccatgcccacgAAAAGAcgtgcgcgaatcactctggacttacctggagaaagtccaggctgATCCTctgatttgcagggggctagcagggccccggagcacTCCTTGCAGccccggctgccgatatggggccctgcacttccggtcggggtacgcgcatgcgcatggcggtggcctcggTCGGCCGCGTCGCGCAACATGGCCGACTCACACTGCGGACCGGCACCGACAACATAGGCCCGCCCCCAGATCGCGCGTGCCCacggatcagtggcccccgatcagaacactggccgtcctggaggcaccCCTCCAggaaaaggaccccccccccacccccatccccccacggcTGCCActgactgggtccgcagccgccagtCGACTTTCCCGCCGGGTGGgaacatgagagaaccacgccggcaggaacttgGCCAGCTGTCGGCGGAGAATCTCCGCGGGGGTCTCTTTCAATGGCCACCGACCGGCATCGCGTAGACGCGCGTGCGCTATTTGAGGCAATtctccgtggaccggagaatcgcaggagcggcgtcggacccggggcgtcattctccgaccccccgccggggcggagaatggccgttggccgccgtgaatcccgcccccgcccccgccgaagtctccgctcccggagattgggcgggggtgggaatccggccgcgccggttggcgggaccccccgctggattctctggcccggatgggccgaagtcccgcccagaaattgcctgtcccgccggcgtaaatcaaacctggtatttaccggcgggaccaggcggcgtgggcgggctccggggtcctgggggggggcgcggggcgatctgaccccggggggtgcccccacggtggcctggcccgcgatcggggcccaccgatccgtgggcgggcctgtgccgtgggggcactctttcccttccgcctccgccacggcctccaccatggcggacgcggaagagactctccccactgcgcatgcgcgggaaactgacagcggccgctgacgctcccgcgcatgcgccaggaaactgacagcggccgctgacgctcccgcgcatgcgccgcatttccgcgccagctggcggggaaacaaacgccatttccgccagctggcgggccggaaatccctccggcgtcggcctagcccctcaatgttggggctaggccgccaaagatgcggagcattccgcacctttgggccggcgcgatgcccgtctgattggcgcc is a window from the Scyliorhinus torazame isolate Kashiwa2021f chromosome 1, sScyTor2.1, whole genome shotgun sequence genome containing:
- the LOC140418529 gene encoding cyclic GMP-AMP synthase-like — encoded protein: MKSISTNSNLKMMSGQVLNNNGKVSHSQSAEADPSPRQRFQTPIEEAAETTSAVILRNKEMSKRFQLIVKKLSLKRDERSLAAEIINDLTDQLIDFLRKNEKYACFKEVKKLTTGSYYEYVKISSPDEFDVMLIIPLLRIKWEEVEGFSGLFYKLFVSRMPRNDLKMFYLGDCNRISPLKMIAELRTLIKQFLRTSYKGCQKKWNVKLQRKTQGSPAVTLLLWNSEGEQNISVDIVLGLEVPQKWPKCTDDGMNIEEWLSKKTKGDLKHQPFYFVPKQPCRRALAKDLKETWRISFSHIEKTLLMNHGAMKNCCEKGAVHCCRKSCLKLMKHLVHILKEQYPKELSKLHSYCVKTAYFHSMVRRSRDDQWPASKVVECFLNILDDFIEHVEKAELKHFFVATCNLFDSMNFAPKNLKFLLKVLKEQKANQIPAFAPPEEYQQEALVPQSQNLLVKLATSSVILLIIVFFVKIF